In the Theobroma cacao cultivar B97-61/B2 chromosome 1, Criollo_cocoa_genome_V2, whole genome shotgun sequence genome, one interval contains:
- the LOC18610895 gene encoding uncharacterized protein LOC18610895, with translation MAMLRAFSTRRSRGGYERLLEVDVEVDEPVTSTGHLEAQLKRARSVPARVFGLSRRFTPALALPENSQVKSKSSSSSTKKVTKSHPLFSLFDARRKKKTTAKPEFARYIEYLKEGGMWDMKANMPVIYYK, from the coding sequence ATGGCCATGCTTAGAGCTTTCAGCACGAGGAGAAGCCGTGGCGGCTACGAACGGTTACTTGAAGTTGATGTTGAAGTTGACGAGCCTGTTACGAGCACTGGTCACTTGGAAGCACAGCTGAAGAGGGCTAGGAGTGTGCCAGCTCGAGTTTTTGGTTTGTCAAGAAGGTTTACCCCGGCCTTGGCCTTGCCTGAAAATTCTCAAGTGAAGTCGAAGTCGTCGTCGTCGTCCACCAAGAAGGTTACCAAGAGTCACCCACTTTTCAGCCTCTTCGATGCTCGTCGTAAGAAGAAAACAACAGCAAAACCAGAATTCGCGAGGTATATAGAGTATCTGAAGGAAGGAGGGATGTGGGACATGAAGGCAAACATGCCTGTGATATACTACAAATGA